The region CCAGATCGCCAGCGTGCCCGGCACCTTTGCCAGCAGCTTTGCCGACATCACGCGCGGCAGCAACGGCACTTGCGGCGTGTGCACGGCCAGGGTCGGCTACGACCCGCTGGGCGGCCTGGGCACGCCCAACGTGAAAAGCCTGCTGGCCAGCCTGTCGGGCACGCAGATCGCGCCAACAGCCCCCGTGGTGGCGCCGGCCAGCATCAGCGGCGCGGCCGGCAAGCCGCTGTCGTTCACCGTCTCGGCCAGCGCAAGCAACCCTCTCAGCTACAGCATGCTGGGCGCGCCGGCCGGCATGAGCATCGCCGCCACGGGCGTGGTCAGCTGGGCCAATCCCATCGCCGGCACGTATGCCGTAACCATGGTCGCCAGGGATAGCGTCAGCGGCCTCAGTGGCCAGGGCGTGTACGCCATCGTCATTACCCCCGTCGCGCCGCCCGTCGTCGGCACCGGCGCCATCACGGGCAAGGTAGGCACGGCACTGGCGTTCAACGTCAGCGTCAGCGCCCCCAATCCCGTCAGCTACACGCTCGCCGGCGCACCATCTGGCATGAGCATCAGCAGCGTCGGGCTGGTGAGCTGGGCCGCGCCCGTGGCCGGCACCTATGCCGTCACCGTCACGGCCAGGGACAGCAAGACTGGCCTCAGCGGCAAAGGCATCTACACGGTGGCCATCGCCGCCCCGCTGCCACCCGTGGTGACAGTGTCCAGCGTCAGCGGCAAGCCGGGCGTGGCCCTGTCGTTCACGGCCACGACGGTGGCGCCCAACCCCGTCAGCTACAGCCTGTCGGGCGCGCCGTCCGGCATGAGCATCAATGCCGCCGGCGTCGTCAGCTGGGCCAGTCCCGTGCTGGGCAACTACAGCGTGACGGTCATCGCCAAAGACAGCAAGACGGGATTGACGGGCCAGGCCGTGGCGACGGTAAAAATCGCCGCCGCCGGTCCCACGATCAGCGCCGCCGCCATGACGGGCGTGGCCGGCAAGGCCATGAGCGGCAGCATCGTGCTGACGGCGCCGGGCGCGAACGCGCTGTGGATCTCCATCATCGGCGCGCCGCTGGGCATGCAGTTTTCCATGAGCGGCATGACCATCACGGCCCGCTGGCCCCTGCCGGTGGCGGGCAGCTACACGCTGAAGGTCGTGGCGCTGGACAATAATGGCTTGACGGCGCAGCTGAACGTGCCGGTTACGGTCACGGCCAGATAAGGTCGCGCAGCTCGCCTGCCAACGGGGCGCACCGGGACACATGTCCTGGCGCGCCCCGTTTTGCATGCGCGCGGCCGTTGCAACGAATCCTGAAAAGGAGTATAAATAATCCTTAAACAGAGTTTTATCGAAGGACATATCATGAATCTCGCTTACGCCTACCCGAAAAGCCGCTTCGAGCCGGCCGTGCTCGTCGACCTGAACGCCAAAGCCGAGCGCGAGCGATTGTCGCAGGCGGCCTTGAAAGGCTTTTTCAAGCTGGCGGCAGCTTGGCGCCTGCGCGACGACGATGCGCGCGAATTGCTGGGCGGCCTGTCCAGCAGCGCCTGGTACGAGTGGAAGAAGCACCCGGACCGCGTGCTGGAAGTGGACCGCATCACGCGCATTTCCTACCTGCTGGGCATTTATAAAGCCTTGCACATCCTGTATGGCGACAAGCTGGCCGACGAATGGGTCAGCTTGCCCAACAAAAACCCGATCTTCGGCGGCCGCACGCCCCTGTCGCAAATGCTGGCCGGCGGCTTGCTGGCCATGCAGACGGTGCGCAAGCTGCTTGACGCGCGCCGCGGAGGACTGTGATCGTGCCTGCCGTCCCGCCTACCCACCTGCCGCCGCTGGCCGCCTTGCGCCAGATCGACACGTGCCGCCTGATCCCGTCGCGCTTCGCCGACATGGAAGACTCCGTGCTGGCGCCGTTGGCCGAGGACGACGCGCACCTGCGCGAGCTGTTCGAACTCGATAACGCGACGAATGCGCGCCTGGTGGCCGAGTACGGCGGCGCGCCAGGAATTGGCGTGGACGAGCTGGTTTTTGGCGTGCCGCACTTTCGCATCATCAACGCCGCCTACACCTATGCCCGGCCGGAAGGGGCGCGTTTCAACGATGGCGAACGGGGCGCCTGGTATTGCGCCTTCGACATGAAAACGGCGCTGGCCGAGATCATTTTCCACAAGACCGTGGAATACCAGGAAATCGATTATTTCGACGACAGCGTCAGCTACCAGTCGCTGCTGGCCGATTTTTCCGCCAGCTTCCACGACTTGCGCGGCCAGGAACGCTATCAGGCTTGCCTGGACCCGGCCAGCTACATCGCCTCGCAAGACCTGGCCGCCATCCTGCTCGAAGCCGGCTCCATGGGCATCATCTTCCCCAGCACCCGGCTGGCGGGCGGCACCAACCTGGCCTGCTTCCGCCCCGCCCTCGTGGGCAATGTTCGCAAAGGCGCCGCCTATCGGTTAACATGGCGGGGTACGCCAACGCCGCAGGTGGAAGCCGTCCCAGGCAAATAAACCGCGCGCATCGGCACCAACTCACCGCAACCTGATCTCACATGCAAACCAATCCTGAAAAAGACACCGAACTGCGCCTCAAAGTGAACAGCGAAACGGCCCGCCTGGCCTGGAGCGAACTGGAAAAGCACTTCGCCCAGGGCAACGTCGTCTGGGTCGCCAATGAACTGGACCTGGTCGAAGTGGCCGTGCGCATCTCGCACGACGACAAGGCCACGATCACGCAATGGATGGCCGATGGCAAAGTGGCCAAAGTCTCCGACCAGCAGGCGCTGGACTGGCAGGCCGCCGACGCATCCCTGTGGGCCGCCGTCGTCAGCCCGTTCATTCTGGTGCAGCAGGAAAAGCCGACCAGGCACTGATGCTTACAGGCTGCGCTCGAGCATCAAGCGTAGCGCAGCGCTGCTGTCGAGGGTCGTCACGCTGTCGCTGCGGCCCTCCCCATCCACATAGGATTGTCCTTGCACCTGCTGCCGGTGCAGCAGGTTGGCCGCCGACAGGCGCACGCGCGTTTTCGCGTCCGGCTGCCACAGCGCATACGCGTCGAGCGTGCGCCGCACGCCCGCATGGCTGCTGGCGTGCGCATCGAGCCGCGCCAGTCCGCCCGTCTGCACGTGCAGATTGCCGCCCATGCTCAGCATCGGCGAGCGCCGGTAATCGAATCCCAGGTTGAGCGTGGCGGGCACCTGGCTGGCCAGGCGGTTGCCAGGACCCGGTACGGCGGCGACGCGCGACCAGTTGCGCCCCGCATTGGCGCGCACGTCGACATCGGGCGCCTGCGCCCACCAGGTCCGCACGGGAAACTTCACATCCATTTCAATGCCGCGCACTGTGGCCGTGCCATTGTTGAACGGGCTGCCCGTCCAGATACCATCGTGCTGGAACAGGCGCTGCACGGTGACATCGCTGATGCGCCGCGTGAATGCCGACAAACTGGCCACGCCGCTCTTGCCGAAATAGCTTTCCCAGGCCGCGTCCAGCCCCCACGCCAGTTCCGGGCGCAGGTCGGGATTGCCCTGGAAATCGGGATTGTTGGCGCTGTTGCCATTGTTGACGGTGTAACGGCGCGGCACCAGGTTGCGCGTGGTGGGCGCCTTGTAGGTGCGCGCCAGCGCCAGCCGCAGCTGGTCGCGCTCCTGCCGCGGCGGCTTCCACAGCAGCTGCGCCACGGGACTCCAGACGCTGGCCCGCGTGCGCACTTCGCTCAGGGTGCGGCCTTCGGTTGCCGTCTGCAAGCCTTCCCAGCGCACGCCCGCATACATTTGCAGGCGCGGCGTCACGTCCCATTCATCCTGCGCATACAGGGCCAGGCGCCGCACGTCGGCCGTGTAGTCTTCATCGAGCGCATACGGCGCGCCACCGGAAAAATACGTGTCGCGCTGGCGGCGCGACTCGCTGCGGCGTATCAGGCTGCCATCCCAGCCCACGCTCAGGGCGTGGCCGCCGCCCAGCCGGCCCAGGTATTTGCCGCTGCTGTTGACGCTGTCGTCGATGGCGTCGGACACCACGCCGCGCAGCAG is a window of Janthinobacterium rivuli DNA encoding:
- a CDS encoding TonB-dependent receptor plug domain-containing protein, which gives rise to MACADDAPLPKVEISAASGVQQRRDDTAAKIVVSRDDLAQYGDSSLAATLKRQPGVSVVGGEVRMRGLGAGYTQMLINGEPAPPGFSIESIGPEMIERIEILRSATAEYSMQAVAGSINVVLRKGASGAEREWKLGAGRQDGRWQPAASLRVADKLPGFAYALTGALERTADDVAGRTTDTMSDAAGLPLALRDTRTRNASSVNKASLTPRLHWTLDKGDTITWQSLLDWYRTGFDGVARETTLLGQASSYPRNGATSQASVFSARSDVSWSHSLGAAGKLTAKLGVNHNRRDTDYAFHGEAAGGAPLLLRGVVSDAIDDSVNSSGKYLGRLGGGHALSVGWDGSLIRRSESRRQRDTYFSGGAPYALDEDYTADVRRLALYAQDEWDVTPRLQMYAGVRWEGLQTATEGRTLSEVRTRASVWSPVAQLLWKPPRQERDQLRLALARTYKAPTTRNLVPRRYTVNNGNSANNPDFQGNPDLRPELAWGLDAAWESYFGKSGVASLSAFTRRISDVTVQRLFQHDGIWTGSPFNNGTATVRGIEMDVKFPVRTWWAQAPDVDVRANAGRNWSRVAAVPGPGNRLASQVPATLNLGFDYRRSPMLSMGGNLHVQTGGLARLDAHASSHAGVRRTLDAYALWQPDAKTRVRLSAANLLHRQQVQGQSYVDGEGRSDSVTTLDSSAALRLMLERSL
- a CDS encoding MbcA/ParS/Xre antitoxin family protein, encoding MNLAYAYPKSRFEPAVLVDLNAKAERERLSQAALKGFFKLAAAWRLRDDDARELLGGLSSSAWYEWKKHPDRVLEVDRITRISYLLGIYKALHILYGDKLADEWVSLPNKNPIFGGRTPLSQMLAGGLLAMQTVRKLLDARRGGL
- a CDS encoding DUF2288 domain-containing protein produces the protein MQTNPEKDTELRLKVNSETARLAWSELEKHFAQGNVVWVANELDLVEVAVRISHDDKATITQWMADGKVAKVSDQQALDWQAADASLWAAVVSPFILVQQEKPTRH
- a CDS encoding RES family NAD+ phosphorylase — its product is MPAVPPTHLPPLAALRQIDTCRLIPSRFADMEDSVLAPLAEDDAHLRELFELDNATNARLVAEYGGAPGIGVDELVFGVPHFRIINAAYTYARPEGARFNDGERGAWYCAFDMKTALAEIIFHKTVEYQEIDYFDDSVSYQSLLADFSASFHDLRGQERYQACLDPASYIASQDLAAILLEAGSMGIIFPSTRLAGGTNLACFRPALVGNVRKGAAYRLTWRGTPTPQVEAVPGK